The following are encoded together in the Oreochromis niloticus isolate F11D_XX linkage group LG12, O_niloticus_UMD_NMBU, whole genome shotgun sequence genome:
- the cenatac gene encoding centrosomal AT-AC splicing factor, which translates to MGAHYCAICRQTTFNGKGHIFGKTHQSRLRVVLLKFTEKVKEARRTLKKPQVEKFDCTQHKQTFWCYCCGCEIEKNVTDGNMTVLYGGLLEHMATPEHRKKTHKFWWDNKADPKFRDKVIVTEEETERFKAEVAKALESFVEKEDEYIKQHAEHIRAQEKHRQEVLQSLLERDAEPELLNGPNGTDSSVENSVSSQFMCQGSDQQAGSSFVDSMGEMPWTPAGHGLTFIGYQDSSNSGNVHTGAVPPWLQDDPVEGTSRTAAEPEIGPSIHEFLKHKEQEKLRKLPPNRVGANFDHSSHTDANWLPSFGRVWNSGRRWQSRHQFRQEEGQKHRQKRRREHGTEGSKKIKTTDQLNT; encoded by the exons ATGGGTGCACACTACTGTGCCATTTGTAGACAAACAACATTCAACGGGAAGGGACACATTTTCGGAAAAACTCATCAAAGTAGACTCAGAGTGGTTCTCCTTAAATTCACAGAAAAG GTGAAGGAAGCTCGTCGAACACTTAAGAAACCCCAAGTAGAAAAGTTTGATTGCACCCAGCACAAGCAGACATTCTGGTGCTACTGCTGTGGGTGTGAAATTGAGAAAAACGTTACAGACGGCAACATGACTGTCCTTTATGGAGGCCTGTTAGAACACATGGCCAC CCCAGAACACAGGAAGAAAACACACAAGTTCTGGTGGGATAATAAAGCTGACCCGAAGTTTAGAGACAAAGTCATCGTCACAGAAGAGGAAACGGAAAG gtTTAAAGCTGAGGTGGCAAAGGCATTGGAATCATTTGTGGAGAAGGAGGATGAATACATTAAACAG CATGCTGAGCATATACGAGCCCAGGAAAAGCATCGCCAGGAGGTCTTACAGTCGCTTTTAGAG CGTGATGCAGAACCTGAGTTGTTGAACGGACCCAACGGCACAGACTCGTCTGTAGAGAACTCTGTCAG CTCACAGTTTATGTGTCAAGGATCAGACCAGCAGGCGGGGAGCAGCTTTGTCGACTCGATGGGTGAAATGCCGTGGACTCCAGCAGGACACGGCCTGACATTCATAGGTTATCAG GATTCATCGAACAGTGGAAACGTTCATACAG GTGCTGTCCCTCCTTGGCTCCAAGATGATCCTGTAGAAGGGACCTCCAGAACTGCTGCAGAGCCAGAGATTGGCCCATCAATCCACGAGTTCCTCAAACATA AGGAGCAAGAGAAGCTGAGGAAGCTTCCTCCGAACAGAGTGGGGGCCAACTTCGATCACAGCTCACATACAGACGCCAACTGGCTTCCTTCCTTTGGTAGAGTGTGGAACAGCGGTCGACGCTGGCAGTCCAG GCACCAGTTCAGGCAAGAGGAAGGGCAGAAGCACagacagaagaggaggagggaacATGGCACAGAAGGGTCAAAGAAGATAAAAACAACTGATCAGCTGAACACTTAA